One genomic region from Jilunia laotingensis encodes:
- the trkA gene encoding Trk system potassium transporter TrkA, protein MKIIIAGAGNVGTHLAKLLSREKQDIILMDDDEEKLSALSNNFDLMTVTASPSSISGLKDVGVKEADLFIAVTPDESRNMTACMLAHNLGALKTVARIDNYEYLLPKNKEFFRNLGVDSLIYPEMLAAKEIVSSMKMSWVRQWWEFCGGALILIGAKMRDTAEILDIPLHQLGGPSIPYHVVAIKRGTETIIPRGDDVIKLNDIVYFTTTRKYIPYIRKIAGKEDYPDVRNVMIMGGSRIAVRTAQYVPDYMQVKIIDIDINRCNRLTELLDDRTMIINGDGRDMDLLIEEGLKNTEAFVALTGNSETNILACLAAKRMGVEKTVAEVENIDYIGMAESLDIGTVINKKMIAASHIYQMMLDADVSNVKCLTFANADVAEFTVKEGSKITKHLIKDLGLPKGTTIGGMIRAGEGILVTGDTQIQAGDHVVVFCLSMMIKKIEKFFN, encoded by the coding sequence ATGAAGATAATCATCGCGGGTGCCGGAAATGTGGGCACACATTTAGCTAAATTATTGTCACGTGAGAAGCAGGACATCATATTGATGGATGATGATGAGGAAAAGCTCAGTGCGCTGAGTAATAACTTCGATTTAATGACGGTGACGGCTTCTCCTTCTTCTATATCCGGTCTGAAAGACGTAGGTGTGAAGGAAGCCGATTTGTTTATCGCTGTTACACCGGATGAAAGCCGTAATATGACGGCCTGCATGTTGGCGCACAACCTTGGCGCGTTGAAAACTGTAGCCCGCATTGATAACTACGAGTATCTCTTACCCAAAAACAAAGAATTTTTCCGTAACTTGGGTGTAGATTCGTTGATTTATCCGGAAATGCTGGCTGCGAAAGAAATCGTATCATCCATGAAGATGAGCTGGGTACGCCAGTGGTGGGAATTCTGTGGAGGCGCATTGATATTGATTGGTGCCAAGATGCGTGATACAGCGGAGATATTGGATATTCCTCTTCATCAGTTAGGCGGTCCGAGCATCCCGTATCACGTAGTAGCCATTAAGCGTGGAACCGAAACGATCATTCCCCGAGGGGATGATGTGATAAAACTGAACGATATCGTTTACTTTACCACTACCCGTAAATACATCCCTTATATACGTAAGATCGCTGGAAAAGAAGATTATCCCGACGTACGAAATGTGATGATTATGGGCGGTAGCCGTATAGCCGTTCGAACCGCCCAGTATGTGCCCGATTATATGCAGGTCAAGATTATTGATATCGATATAAACCGTTGCAACCGGTTGACGGAATTGTTGGACGACCGAACGATGATCATAAACGGTGATGGCCGGGATATGGATCTTCTGATTGAAGAGGGATTGAAAAACACGGAAGCTTTTGTCGCTCTGACAGGGAATTCTGAGACAAATATCCTTGCATGTCTCGCTGCCAAACGTATGGGAGTGGAGAAGACTGTTGCCGAAGTGGAAAATATCGATTACATCGGCATGGCGGAAAGCCTCGATATCGGTACGGTGATCAATAAAAAGATGATTGCCGCCAGTCATATCTACCAGATGATGCTGGATGCGGATGTAAGTAATGTGAAATGTCTGACATTCGCCAATGCCGATGTAGCGGAATTCACAGTAAAAGAAGGCTCGAAAATCACGAAACATCTGATAAAAGATTTGGGCCTACCGAAAGGGACGACTATCGGTGGTATGATACGTGCTGGAGAAGGTATATTGGTTACAGGTGATACACAGATTCAAGCAGGAGATCACGTAGTAGTATTCTGTCTGAGCATGATGATAAAAAAGATAGAAAAATTCTTTAATTAG
- the dxs gene encoding 1-deoxy-D-xylulose-5-phosphate synthase, producing the protein MKKETTNSLLNVINTPADLRQLAPDQLPQVCDELRQDIIKELSTNPGHFAASLGVVELTVALHHVFNTPYDRIVWDVGHQAYGHKILTGRRDRFSTNRKLGGIRPFPSPEESEYDTFSCGHASNSISAALGMAVAARQKGEPDRHVVAVIGDGSMGGGLAFEGLNNVSSTPNNLLIILNDNDMAIDRSVGGMKQYLFNLTTSNRYNQLRFKISRLLFKMGILNEERRKALIRLGNSLKSLVAQQQNIFEGMNIRYFGPIDGHDVKNIARILRDIKDMEGPKVLHLHTTKGKGFEPAEKYPGIWHAPGRFDPKSGKRIVASSKGLPPLFQDVFGHTLVELAELNPRIVGVTPAMPSGCSMCFMMEKMPDRAFDVGIAEGHAVTFSGGMAKDGMQPFCNIYSSFMQRAYDNVIHDVALQKLPVVFCLDRAGLVGEDGPTHHGMFDLAYMRPIPNLTISSPMDEQELRRLMYTAQLPDKGPFVIRYPRGRGVLVDWMCPLEEIPVGKGRKLKEGNSLAVITIGPIGNIAAKAIARAEAEDDELSIAHYDLRFIKPLDEELLHEVGRKFKYILTVEDGVITGGMGSAVMEFMNDHDYKPEIRRIGIPDKFIEHGTVAQLYHLCGMDEEGILEKLKSPVMVGAGE; encoded by the coding sequence ATGAAGAAGGAAACTACAAATAGCTTGCTAAACGTCATTAACACGCCTGCTGATTTGCGGCAACTCGCTCCTGATCAGCTTCCACAAGTGTGTGATGAATTACGGCAGGATATCATAAAGGAGCTGTCTACCAATCCCGGTCATTTTGCTGCAAGCTTGGGAGTAGTAGAATTGACTGTTGCTTTGCACCACGTCTTCAATACACCTTATGACCGTATTGTATGGGATGTGGGCCATCAGGCTTATGGGCATAAGATATTGACAGGAAGACGTGATCGGTTTTCTACCAACCGTAAGTTGGGTGGAATACGTCCTTTCCCTTCACCCGAAGAGAGCGAGTATGATACATTCTCCTGCGGTCATGCTTCTAATTCTATTTCGGCAGCATTGGGAATGGCTGTAGCCGCCAGGCAGAAAGGAGAACCGGATCGCCATGTCGTGGCAGTAATTGGCGATGGTTCCATGGGAGGCGGTCTGGCTTTTGAGGGATTGAATAATGTATCCTCGACTCCTAATAATCTGCTCATTATATTAAATGATAACGATATGGCCATCGACCGTAGTGTGGGTGGCATGAAACAATATCTGTTTAACCTGACAACTTCCAACCGCTATAATCAATTACGGTTTAAGATCTCCCGCTTGCTTTTTAAAATGGGGATACTCAATGAAGAACGACGGAAAGCATTGATCCGGTTAGGCAATAGCCTGAAATCCCTCGTTGCGCAACAGCAGAATATTTTCGAGGGGATGAACATACGCTATTTCGGTCCCATAGACGGGCATGATGTGAAGAATATTGCCCGCATTCTGCGTGATATCAAGGATATGGAAGGACCGAAGGTACTCCACCTGCATACTACGAAAGGAAAAGGTTTCGAACCTGCGGAAAAATATCCCGGCATCTGGCATGCACCGGGGCGTTTTGATCCGAAATCGGGGAAACGCATTGTTGCCAGTTCGAAAGGATTGCCCCCATTGTTCCAAGATGTGTTCGGACATACATTAGTAGAGCTTGCAGAACTCAATCCGCGCATTGTCGGAGTGACCCCCGCCATGCCGTCCGGATGTTCCATGTGTTTTATGATGGAAAAGATGCCGGACAGAGCCTTTGATGTCGGTATTGCCGAAGGACATGCCGTAACTTTCTCCGGGGGTATGGCAAAGGATGGCATGCAACCTTTTTGCAATATCTACTCCTCATTTATGCAAAGGGCATATGATAACGTGATTCATGATGTAGCACTCCAGAAATTGCCGGTAGTGTTCTGCCTTGATCGTGCGGGCTTGGTAGGAGAGGACGGCCCGACTCATCACGGAATGTTCGACTTGGCGTACATGCGCCCTATACCCAACTTGACCATATCCTCACCAATGGATGAACAGGAGTTGCGTCGCTTGATGTATACGGCTCAATTACCCGATAAAGGTCCTTTTGTGATACGTTATCCCCGCGGTCGCGGTGTATTGGTCGACTGGATGTGCCCGTTGGAAGAAATTCCTGTCGGAAAAGGCCGGAAGCTGAAAGAGGGAAACAGTCTGGCAGTCATTACTATCGGCCCGATAGGCAATATTGCCGCCAAGGCTATTGCCCGTGCGGAAGCTGAGGATGACGAGCTGAGTATTGCCCATTATGATTTGCGCTTCATCAAGCCCTTGGATGAAGAACTCTTGCACGAGGTCGGTAGAAAGTTTAAGTATATCCTGACCGTAGAAGATGGTGTGATCACTGGCGGTATGGGCAGTGCTGTGATGGAATTTATGAACGACCATGACTATAAGCCTGAAATACGCCGTATCGGTATACCCGATAAGTTCATTGAACATGGCACGGTGGCTCAGTTGTATCATCTTTGTGGAATGGATGAAGAGGGAATACTGGAAAAACTGAAATCTCCGGTAATGGTCGGAGCTGGTGAATGA
- a CDS encoding NAD(P)H-hydrate dehydratase, whose amino-acid sequence MKIFPSSSIKKLDAYTIEHEPIQSIQLMERAATALTEAICSRWDTETPVVVFAGPGNNGGDALAVARMLAEKGYKIEIFLFNTKGELSPDCQENKELLEIMDEIKFHEITSQFAPPTLTVDHLVIDGLFGSGLNKPLSGGYAAVVKYINASSATVVAIDIPSGLMGEENTFNVKTNIIRADVTLSLQLPKLSFLFAENAEFIGEWDLLDINLSQEGIEELDTNYEMLEAEDIRSLIKPRNKFAHKGSFGHALLIAGSRGMAGASVLAARACLRSGVGLLTVHAPICNNDILQTAIPEAIVEQDVSEICFAVPTDADDYQAIGIGPGLGRSEETEAALLEQLSSCQTPLVVDADALNILANHRHALNNLPKGSILTPHPKELERLVGKCQDSYERLTKAIELAHTAKVHIVLKGANSAIITPNGKCFFNPTGNPGMATAGSGDVLTGIILALLAQGYAADEAAKIGTFVHGLAGDFARKKTGVISLMAGDIINNLPTAWRAVSE is encoded by the coding sequence ATGAAGATATTCCCGAGCAGCAGCATCAAAAAGCTGGATGCATACACCATTGAACACGAACCGATTCAGTCCATACAACTAATGGAAAGGGCAGCCACTGCACTGACCGAAGCCATCTGCAGCAGATGGGACACGGAAACACCGGTTGTCGTATTTGCCGGTCCCGGAAACAACGGAGGCGATGCGTTAGCCGTAGCCCGCATGTTAGCTGAAAAAGGATACAAAATAGAAATTTTTCTGTTTAATACGAAAGGGGAACTTTCACCGGACTGCCAGGAAAACAAGGAGCTACTCGAAATAATGGATGAAATCAAATTCCACGAAATAACCTCTCAGTTTGCTCCACCGACCTTGACCGTAGACCATCTTGTCATCGATGGGCTGTTCGGCTCCGGTTTAAATAAACCTCTCAGCGGAGGATATGCAGCAGTTGTGAAATATATCAACGCATCTTCCGCCACAGTGGTGGCGATCGACATCCCTTCAGGTTTAATGGGAGAAGAAAATACATTTAATGTCAAAACGAATATCATACGCGCGGACGTGACCCTTAGCTTACAACTTCCTAAACTATCTTTTCTTTTCGCCGAAAACGCAGAATTTATAGGAGAATGGGATTTACTCGACATCAACCTGAGCCAGGAAGGCATTGAAGAACTAGATACCAACTACGAAATGCTGGAAGCAGAAGATATCCGTTCGCTCATCAAGCCACGCAATAAGTTTGCACACAAAGGCAGCTTCGGACATGCACTGCTAATCGCTGGTTCACGCGGCATGGCAGGAGCCTCCGTATTAGCTGCACGAGCCTGTCTACGGTCGGGCGTAGGACTACTGACCGTACATGCCCCCATCTGTAACAATGATATCTTGCAAACCGCTATACCGGAGGCTATTGTAGAACAGGATGTCAGTGAGATCTGCTTTGCGGTGCCTACCGATGCAGACGATTACCAAGCAATAGGTATCGGACCGGGATTGGGTCGAAGCGAAGAAACAGAAGCTGCACTTCTGGAACAATTAAGTAGCTGCCAGACACCTTTAGTAGTAGATGCGGATGCCTTGAACATACTTGCCAACCACCGTCACGCACTGAACAATCTTCCGAAAGGCTCCATTCTCACCCCCCATCCAAAAGAATTGGAACGTCTCGTGGGCAAATGCCAAGACTCCTACGAACGTCTTACCAAGGCCATTGAACTTGCCCATACGGCCAAAGTGCATATTGTGTTGAAAGGTGCCAATTCTGCCATCATCACGCCTAATGGGAAATGTTTTTTTAATCCCACAGGAAATCCGGGTATGGCCACAGCCGGAAGCGGTGATGTATTAACCGGTATCATTCTGGCACTCCTTGCCCAAGGATATGCTGCAGATGAAGCAGCCAAGATAGGAACGTTTGTCCACGGACTGGCAGGTGACTTCGCCCGAAAAAAAACAGGAGTTATCAGCTTGATGGCTGGAGATATTATCAACAATCTTCCTACTGCCTGGAGGGCTGTAAGCGAATAA
- a CDS encoding DUF4831 family protein, translating to MKRLIITAGLLSATVIGFAQTEVVAGVMRGKDYGVTYALPKTQIEVEVKVNKVNFTPGEFSKYADRYLRLSNVSSDPEEYWELVSVKARPVGIPDSENVYFVKMKDKTVAPLVELTEDGIIKSINMPLDNKKSIPATPVVPALKKSSNPRDYLTEEILMANSTAKMAELVAKEIYSIRESKNALVRGQADFMPKDGAQLKLMLDNLEEQERAMTEMFSGVRNKEEKTYTIRLTPNKEINNEVAFRFSKKLGIVANNDLAGEPVYISLKDLKTINIPQDDGKKKVEGIAYNVPGKALIVLREGKNTLFEEEVPVTQFGTVEYLAPVMFNKNTVTKVLFNPTTGGLVKVEREETK from the coding sequence ATGAAAAGACTTATTATAACAGCAGGATTATTAAGCGCCACAGTCATAGGCTTCGCACAGACAGAAGTCGTAGCGGGTGTTATGCGCGGAAAAGACTATGGAGTGACCTATGCACTCCCTAAAACACAGATAGAGGTTGAAGTTAAAGTCAATAAAGTAAATTTTACTCCGGGTGAGTTCAGTAAATATGCCGATCGCTATTTACGCCTAAGCAATGTATCATCCGATCCCGAAGAATATTGGGAATTAGTGAGTGTAAAGGCTCGTCCTGTCGGCATACCCGATAGTGAAAACGTCTATTTCGTAAAGATGAAGGATAAAACCGTGGCTCCATTAGTAGAATTGACAGAAGACGGCATCATCAAATCCATTAATATGCCATTGGACAACAAGAAATCGATTCCTGCCACACCGGTCGTACCTGCTTTGAAAAAGAGTTCCAACCCACGCGACTATTTGACAGAAGAAATTCTGATGGCTAACTCTACGGCAAAAATGGCAGAACTGGTCGCAAAAGAGATTTATAGCATTCGTGAAAGTAAAAACGCACTCGTACGAGGGCAGGCCGATTTTATGCCTAAAGACGGTGCGCAACTCAAACTGATGCTCGACAACCTTGAAGAACAGGAACGCGCCATGACAGAAATGTTTTCAGGCGTTCGCAACAAAGAAGAAAAAACATATACCATCCGCCTAACTCCTAATAAAGAGATCAATAACGAAGTGGCATTCCGCTTTTCCAAAAAACTAGGCATCGTAGCTAACAATGACTTGGCAGGCGAACCAGTGTACATCAGTTTGAAAGATCTCAAAACAATCAATATTCCTCAGGACGATGGTAAAAAGAAGGTAGAAGGCATCGCATATAATGTGCCGGGAAAAGCTTTAATAGTTTTGAGGGAAGGTAAAAACACCTTGTTTGAAGAGGAGGTACCTGTCACTCAATTCGGCACGGTAGAATACTTGGCTCCGGTAATGTTCAATAAGAACACTGTAACCAAAGTTCTGTTCAATCCGACTACAGGCGGATTGGTGAAAGTAGAGCGTGAAGAGACCAAATAA
- a CDS encoding PqqD family protein: protein MGSKEKINLLDTIPFHNPAITTGRENDGTIVIALPRFKKKWMQRFLLPKGMSPDIHVRLEEHGSAVWEQIDGRSTVREIIERLADHFNHEENYESRILTYFIRLQKDGLIKLAVSE from the coding sequence ATGGGTTCGAAAGAGAAAATAAATCTTTTGGATACAATCCCTTTCCATAATCCGGCTATTACAACTGGGAGAGAGAACGATGGCACTATAGTCATCGCTCTCCCTCGGTTCAAGAAAAAATGGATGCAACGATTTTTATTGCCTAAAGGAATGTCGCCTGATATACATGTCCGCTTGGAGGAACATGGGTCTGCTGTTTGGGAACAGATTGACGGGCGGTCTACGGTCAGGGAAATTATAGAAAGACTCGCAGATCACTTCAATCATGAAGAGAACTACGAGTCTCGTATCCTTACTTATTTTATCCGGTTGCAAAAGGACGGATTAATCAAATTGGCCGTCAGCGAATGA
- a CDS encoding MFS transporter, producing MTNTNKIQQTLRDSKAARWGALVLLASAMFFGYIFMDILSPLQELLQIQREWDPAAYGRYAGSETFLNVFVFFLIFAGIILDKMGVRFTAILSGSVMFLGAAVNYYAVSDAFVGSSAETFMNNFMNLPLSWWNITPFFDGMPASAKMSAIGFMFFGCGVEMAGITVSRGIVKWFKGKEMALAMGVEMAIARIGVAVVVLGSPVLASIDPVSVSRPVAVAVLLLLIGLISFICYAFMDKKLEKQLGENDEEKDDPFKVSDLGKIFSSKVFWLVALLCVLYYSAIFPFQKYAINMLQCNLSFSAEQAGWIFFVFPLGAAAITPFLGNFLDKKGKGATMLILGAVLMIVCHLSFALLLPATQSVLVAYLGIVLLGISFSLVPAALWPSVPKLVDSRLLGSAYAVIFWIQNIGLYAFPMIIGSVIQSSNPGVTNPLEYNYTVPMLVFASLGVFALILGFMLKAEDKKKGYGLELPNIKE from the coding sequence ATGACGAATACGAATAAGATTCAGCAGACATTGCGTGATTCAAAAGCTGCTCGTTGGGGCGCATTGGTACTATTGGCATCAGCCATGTTTTTCGGTTATATCTTCATGGATATCCTTTCTCCTTTGCAAGAGTTGTTGCAAATTCAGAGAGAATGGGATCCTGCTGCTTATGGTCGTTATGCAGGTTCGGAGACATTTTTAAATGTTTTTGTTTTCTTTCTTATCTTTGCTGGTATTATTTTGGATAAGATGGGGGTGCGGTTTACGGCTATCCTGTCCGGATCGGTGATGTTTTTGGGTGCTGCTGTGAATTATTATGCTGTATCTGATGCTTTTGTTGGTAGTTCTGCCGAAACTTTTATGAATAACTTCATGAATTTGCCGTTGTCCTGGTGGAACATAACTCCTTTCTTTGACGGTATGCCTGCTTCTGCCAAAATGTCGGCTATCGGTTTCATGTTTTTTGGGTGTGGTGTTGAAATGGCTGGAATCACGGTTTCACGTGGTATCGTCAAATGGTTTAAAGGAAAAGAGATGGCTTTGGCAATGGGCGTTGAAATGGCAATTGCCCGTATTGGCGTGGCGGTAGTTGTCTTGGGTTCACCGGTATTGGCATCTATCGATCCGGTTAGCGTATCCCGTCCCGTAGCCGTTGCAGTTCTTTTATTATTGATAGGATTGATTTCTTTCATTTGTTATGCCTTTATGGATAAAAAACTGGAAAAACAGTTGGGAGAGAATGATGAGGAAAAGGATGATCCGTTTAAGGTAAGCGATTTAGGTAAGATATTTTCTTCTAAAGTATTCTGGTTAGTGGCACTTTTGTGCGTACTTTATTATTCTGCTATTTTCCCTTTCCAGAAATATGCTATTAATATGTTGCAATGTAATCTGAGCTTTTCGGCAGAACAAGCTGGTTGGATTTTCTTTGTGTTCCCCTTGGGAGCAGCAGCCATCACTCCGTTCCTCGGTAATTTCCTTGACAAAAAAGGAAAAGGTGCTACGATGTTGATTTTAGGTGCTGTTTTGATGATTGTCTGTCATTTGTCGTTCGCTTTATTATTACCTGCTACGCAGTCCGTATTAGTTGCTTATTTGGGAATTGTTCTTTTGGGTATTTCGTTCTCCCTTGTACCTGCTGCCTTGTGGCCTTCTGTCCCTAAACTGGTGGATAGCCGTTTATTGGGATCGGCTTATGCGGTTATTTTCTGGATACAAAATATTGGTTTATACGCTTTCCCGATGATCATTGGTTCTGTAATTCAGTCTTCAAATCCGGGTGTAACCAATCCTTTGGAATATAACTATACCGTTCCGATGCTTGTCTTTGCTTCATTGGGCGTTTTTGCTCTGATCTTGGGATTTATGTTGAAGGCTGAAGATAAGAAGAAAGGTTACGGTCTTGAATTGCCTAATATTAAGGAATAA
- the secG gene encoding preprotein translocase subunit SecG — translation MYLVFVILMVIAAILMCFIVLIQNSKGGGLASGFSSSNAIMGVRKTTDFLEKATWGLAAFMVVMSIFTAYAVPTKSSGTQDVILEQAQQEEKTNPYNMPAGTAAPATEAPAQAPATEAPASEAPAETPAAN, via the coding sequence TTGTACTTAGTATTCGTTATCTTAATGGTTATTGCAGCCATATTGATGTGCTTTATTGTACTGATTCAGAACTCTAAGGGAGGAGGTCTTGCATCAGGTTTCTCATCATCAAATGCAATTATGGGTGTTCGCAAAACTACTGATTTTTTAGAGAAAGCTACTTGGGGATTAGCTGCATTTATGGTTGTAATGAGTATTTTTACAGCTTATGCTGTTCCGACCAAATCTTCCGGTACACAAGATGTGATTCTGGAGCAAGCTCAACAAGAAGAAAAAACAAATCCGTATAATATGCCTGCCGGAACAGCTGCCCCTGCTACGGAAGCACCTGCTCAGGCACCTGCAACAGAGGCTCCAGCTTCTGAAGCTCCGGCAGAAACTCCTGCTGCTAACTAA
- the lptE gene encoding LPS assembly lipoprotein LptE, with translation MVWTKKIVQWSLLLMLPVIVLSCSVSYKFNGSSINYDKVKTISIADFPIKSAYVYQPLAIKFNDDLKDIFTRQTRLQLVRSANADLQIEGEITGINTYNEAVSADGFSSKVKVVVTVNVRFVNNTNHEEDFEQQFSAFRSDLDPSSLLPNIPDATIAEITKEISEQIFNATVANW, from the coding sequence ATGGTTTGGACTAAAAAAATAGTGCAATGGAGTCTATTACTGATGTTACCGGTAATAGTCTTGTCATGCAGTGTCTCTTATAAATTTAATGGATCATCTATCAATTACGATAAGGTGAAAACGATTTCAATTGCCGATTTTCCAATTAAGTCAGCTTACGTATACCAACCTTTGGCTATTAAGTTCAATGATGACTTGAAGGATATTTTTACACGTCAGACACGTTTGCAATTAGTAAGGTCGGCTAATGCCGATTTACAGATAGAAGGGGAAATTACCGGTATCAACACCTATAACGAAGCTGTATCGGCTGATGGATTTTCTTCAAAGGTAAAAGTAGTGGTCACAGTTAATGTGCGTTTTGTGAATAATACCAATCATGAAGAAGATTTTGAACAACAATTTTCAGCTTTTCGTTCCGATCTTGATCCGAGTTCCTTATTGCCGAATATACCGGATGCAACAATTGCTGAAATAACGAAAGAGATAAGCGAACAAATATTTAATGCGACTGTAGCAAATTGGTAA
- a CDS encoding sigma-54 interaction domain-containing protein translates to MTKAEIQQVKLRFGIIGNTEALSRAIDIAIQVAPTDLSVLITGESGVGKESFPQIIHQYSRRKHGQYIAVNCGAIPEGTIDSELFGHEKGAFTGAIGERKGYFGEADGGTIFLDEVGELPLPTQARLLRVLESGEFIKVGSSKVQKTDVRIVAATNVNLTQAIADGRFREDLYYRLNTVPIQIPPLRERGDDVLLLFRKFAGDFAEKYRMPAIQLTEDAKKELLAYSWPGNVRQLKNITEQISIIETNREINAAILQSYLPVQNVQRLPALFGVKENKGFESEREILYSVLFDMRQEVSELKKMVHNLMAEKGNMPIVAQAPPTTMPTIIHSVKAPCPEDDDIQDTEEYVEESLSLDEVEKEMIRKALEKHHGKRKSAAQDLNISERTLYRKLKEYGLD, encoded by the coding sequence ATGACCAAAGCGGAAATTCAACAAGTTAAACTTAGGTTCGGTATTATTGGTAATACTGAAGCTTTGTCGCGCGCCATTGATATAGCTATTCAGGTTGCTCCTACCGACTTATCTGTTTTGATAACAGGAGAAAGTGGAGTAGGAAAGGAGAGCTTTCCGCAGATTATCCATCAGTATAGCCGTCGGAAGCACGGGCAATACATTGCTGTAAACTGTGGTGCTATTCCTGAGGGAACAATTGATTCAGAACTTTTCGGACATGAAAAAGGTGCTTTTACGGGAGCCATTGGTGAGCGTAAAGGATACTTTGGCGAAGCGGACGGTGGCACGATCTTCTTGGATGAAGTTGGTGAATTGCCTCTGCCTACCCAAGCGCGTCTGCTTCGTGTGCTTGAAAGTGGAGAATTTATTAAGGTAGGTTCATCTAAAGTTCAAAAGACAGATGTCCGGATTGTGGCTGCTACTAACGTGAACTTGACTCAAGCTATTGCAGACGGACGTTTTCGGGAAGACTTGTATTATCGTTTGAATACGGTTCCTATTCAAATACCACCATTGCGTGAACGAGGTGATGATGTATTATTACTTTTTCGTAAGTTTGCCGGAGATTTTGCTGAGAAATACCGTATGCCTGCCATTCAGTTGACGGAAGATGCCAAAAAGGAATTGCTCGCTTACTCATGGCCGGGAAATGTACGGCAGTTGAAGAATATCACCGAACAGATATCGATTATAGAGACAAACAGGGAGATAAATGCGGCCATTTTGCAATCTTATCTTCCGGTTCAGAATGTACAAAGGCTTCCTGCATTGTTTGGAGTTAAAGAGAACAAAGGTTTTGAAAGTGAACGTGAAATTCTATATTCTGTTTTATTTGATATGCGCCAAGAGGTATCTGAGCTGAAAAAGATGGTTCATAATTTGATGGCAGAAAAAGGGAATATGCCTATTGTTGCACAAGCTCCTCCAACGACAATGCCGACTATTATCCATTCGGTAAAAGCTCCTTGTCCTGAGGATGATGATATTCAAGACACTGAAGAATATGTTGAAGAATCTCTTTCACTTGATGAGGTGGAAAAAGAAATGATACGCAAGGCCTTGGAAAAGCATCATGGAAAGAGAAAAAGCGCTGCGCAGGATTTGAATATTTCCGAGCGCACCCTTTACAGAAAATTAAAAGAATATGGTTTGGACTAA